In Syngnathus acus chromosome 21, fSynAcu1.2, whole genome shotgun sequence, one genomic interval encodes:
- the fmnl2a gene encoding formin-like protein 2 isoform X1: protein MGNAGSMDQHTDLRGHNMPLKLPMPEPGELEERFAIVLNSMNLPPDKARLLRQYDNEKKWELICDQERFQVKNPPHTYIQKLRSYLDPAVTRKKFRRRVQESTQVLRELEISLRTNHIGWVREFLNEENKGLDVLVEYLSFAQYAVTFDGESVENGSEALLDKSKPWSRSIEDLHGGSVLSSPLSGNGITRAGRHSTLRCNTLPSRRTLKNSRLVCKKDDVHVCIMCLRAIMNYQYGFNMVMSHLNAVNEIALSLNNKNPRTKALVLELLAAVCLVRGGHEIILSAFDNFKEVCMEEQRFEKLMEYFKNEDNNIDFMVACMQFINIVVHSVEDMNFRVHLQYDFTKLSLDEFLEKVKHTESDKLQVQIQAYLDNVFDVGALLEDAETKNAALERVEELEENMSHLTEKLLDAENEAMAKIVELEKQLMQTNKDLEGMKEAYKDSSGKLHSLRQILKEKDEAIQRQSHLEKKIHELEKQGTIRIHKRGNGDFCIVTASGAEGSAAGGNGVGNPTHVGGDVAPPPENGSVPNGPTLSPPAPAPPPPPPPPPPPPPPAPPLPLCASSGLSPPPPPPPPPAAPPLPGCGTPTVIINSGLAEGPIKLFSVKIKKPIKTKFRMPVFNWVALKPNQINGTVFNEIDDERILEDLNVDEFEEMFKTKAQGQAVELTMSKQVIQKGPNKVTLLDSNRAKNLAITLRKVGKAPEEISKAIQMFDLRTLPVDFVECLMRFQPTENEVKSLRQFEKERKPLESLTDEDRFMMQFSKIERLMQKMTIMAFIGNFVESIQMLTPQLHAVIAASVSIKSSQKLKKILEIILALGNYMNSSKRGAVYGFKLQSLDLLLDTKSTDRKITLLHYIANVVKEKYTQVSCFYNELHYVEKAAAVSLDNVLLDVKELQRGMELTKREYSIHGHNTMLKDFIAHNESKLKKLQDDAKIAQDAFDEAVKFYGESSKTTPPSVFFPVFVRFVKAYRQAEEDNEQRKRQQQLLMERLLEQEALRQEEQKSPSHKNKRQQQELIQELRKKQVKDSRHVYEGKDGAIEDIITDLRNQPYRRADAVRRSVRRRFDDQNLRPLNNGEVVV from the exons AACTCGATGAATCTCCCGCCAGACAAAGCTCGCCTGTTGCGGCAGTATGACAACGAGAAGAAGTGGGAGCTCATCTGCGATCAG GAACGATTCCAAGTGAAAAACCCACCACACACGTACATCCAAAAGCTGAGGAGTTATCTTGACCCGGCAGTCACGAGGAAG AAATTCCGCCGAAGAGTTCAGGAGTCCACCCAAGTCCTGAGGGAACTGGAAATTTCATTGCGGACCAATCATATAGG GTGGGTGAGAGAGTTCCTCAACGAAGAAAACAAAGGCCTGGACGTGCTGGTGGAATATCTGTCTTTTGCTCAGTACGCTGTCAC GTTCGATGGCGAGTCTGTGGAAAACGGCTCAGAGGCCCTGCTGGACAAGTCCAAACCTTGGAGCCGCTCCATTGAAGATCTGCACGGAGGCAGCGTGCTGTCATCGCCCCTCAGCGGGAACGGCATCACCCGGGCGGGGCGCCACTCAACGTTACG ATGCAACACGTTGCCCAGCCGGAGGACGCTGAAGAACTCCAGGCTGGTCTGCAAGAAAGACGACGTCCACGTCTGCATCATGTGCCTGCGTGCTATCATGAACTACCAG tATGGCTTCAACATGGTCATGTCCCACTTAAATGCTGTGAATGAAATTGCACTAAGTCTCAACAATAAAAACCCAAG AACCAAAGCTTTGGTGTTGGAGCTCCTGGCGGCCGTTTGTCTCGTAAGGGGAGGCCACGAAATCATCCTGTCCGCGTTTGACAACTTCAAGGAG GTTTGTATGGAGGAGCAGCGGTTTGAAAAGCTAATGGAGTATTTCAAGAACGAAGACAACAACATCGATTTCATG GTGGCCTGCATGCAGTTCATCAACATTGTGGTGCACTCGGTGGAAGACATGAACTTCCGGGTTCATCTGCAGTACGACTTCACCAAGCTGTCTTTGGATGAATTCTTAGAG AAAGTCAAGCACACAGAGAGCGATAAGCTGCAGGTTCAAATCCAGGCCTACTTGGACAACGTGTTTGATGTGGGTGCTCTCCTGGAGGATGCAGAGACCAAAAACGCCGCCCTGGAGCGCGTGGAGGAACTGGAAGAGAACATGTCGCAT tTGACAGAGAAGCTGCTGGATGCAGAGAATGAAGCCATGGCCAAGATTGTGGAGCTGGAGAAGCAGCTCATGCAGACAAATAAGGATCTGGAAGGCATGAAG GAAGCCTACAAAGACAGCAGCGGGAAGCTGCATTCGCTGCGGCAGATCTTGAAAGAGAAAGACGAGGCCATCCAGCGGCAGAGTCACCTGGAGAAGAAGATCCACGAGCTGGAGAAGCAGGGCACCATCCGGATCCACAAACGAGGGAACGGCGACTTCTGCATCGTTACGGCCTCCGGCGCGGAAGGCAGCGCCGCGGGCGGAAACGGCGTCGGCAATCCGACCCATGTGGGAGGCGATGTGGCTCCTCCGCCAGAGAACGGCTCAG TTCCCAACGGCCCGACGTTGAGCCCTCCTGCGCCGGCTCCTCCGCCgccaccacctcctcctccgccgccaCCTCCGCCCGCTCCCCCACTTCCACTTTGTGCCTCGTCAGGCCTGTCACCTCCCCCGCCGCCCCCGCCACCTCCTGCCGCTCCTCCGCTGCCCGGCTGCGGGACCCCCACTGTTATTATCAACTCGGGTTTGGCCG AAGGACCCATCAAACTTTTTT CGGTTAAGATCAAGAAGCCCATCAAAACCAAGTTCCGCATGCCCGTCTTCAACTGGGTGGCCCTGAAACCCAACCAGATCAACGGGACCGTCTTCAACGAGATCGACGACGAGAGGATACTCGAG GACCTGAACGTGGATGAGTTTGAGGAGATGTTCAAGACCAAAGCCCAAGGCCAGGCGGTGGAGCTGACCATGAGCAAGCAGGTGATCCAGAAGGGACCCAACAAGGTGACGCTGTTGGACTCCAACAGAGCAAAGAACTTGGCCATCACGCTGAGGAAAGTGGGCAAGGCACCTGAGGAGATATCCAAGGCCATTCAGAT GTTCGACCTGCGCACTCTGCCTGTGGACTTTGTGGAGTGCCTGATGCGCTTCCAGCCCACGGAGAACGAGGTCAAGTCGTTGCGTCAGTTCGAGAAGGAGCGCAAGCCGCTGGAGAGCCTGACGGATGAGGACCGCTTCATGATGCAGTTCAGCAAGATCGAGCGGCTCATGCAGAAGATGACCATCATGGCCTTCATCGGCAACTTTGTCGAGAGCATCCAGATGCTCACGCCG CAACTTCATGCAGTCATTGCAGCATCGGTGTCCATCAAGTCATCGCAGAAGCTGAAGAAAATTCTAGAG ATTATTTTAGCGCTGGGAAACTACATGAACAGCAGCAAAAGAGGAGCAGTGTACGGGTTCAAGCTGCAAAGTTTGGACCTG CTGCTCGACACCAAATCGACGGACCGCAAGATCACGCTGTTGCACTACATCGCTAACGTGGTGAAGGAGAAATACACGCAGGTTTCCTGCTTCTACAACGAGCTGCACTATGTGGagaaagcagcagcag TGTCGCTGGACAACGTCCTCCTGGACGTGAAGGAGCTTCAGAGAGGCATGGAGCTGACCAAGAGGGAGTACAGCATCCACGGCCACAACACCATGCTCAAGGACTTCATCGCGCACAACGAGAGCAAGCTGAAGAAGCTGCAGGACGACGCCAAGATCGCGCAG GACGCCTTTGACGAAGCCGTCAAGTTCTACGGCGAGAGTTCCAAAACCACGCCTCCCTCCGTCTTCTTCCCCGTCTTTGTTCGCTTTGTCAAGGCCTACAGG CAAGCCGAAGAGGACAACGAGCAAAGGAAGAGGCAACAGCAGCTTCTGATGGAAAGACTTTTGGAACAAGAGGCCCTGAGGCAGGAAGAGCAGAAG TCTCCATCCCATAAGAacaaaaggcaacagcagGAGCTGATCCAGGAACTGCGGAAGAAGCAAGTCAAAGACAGCCGCCATGTCTACGAAGGCAAAGACGGCGCCATCGAGGACATCATCACGG ATCTTCGCAATCAGCCTTACAGGCGAGCGGACGCCGTGCGCCGCAGCGTCCGGAGGCGCTTCGACGACCAGAATCTGCGACCGCTCAACAACGGTGAGGTGGTTGTGTGA
- the fmnl2a gene encoding formin-like protein 2 isoform X4, with product MGNAGSMDQHTDLRGHNMPLKLPMPEPGELEERFAIVLNSMNLPPDKARLLRQYDNEKKWELICDQERFQVKNPPHTYIQKLRSYLDPAVTRKKFRRRVQESTQVLRELEISLRTNHIGWVREFLNEENKGLDVLVEYLSFAQYAVTFDGESVENGSEALLDKSKPWSRSIEDLHGGSVLSSPLSGNGITRAGRHSTLRCNTLPSRRTLKNSRLVCKKDDVHVCIMCLRAIMNYQYGFNMVMSHLNAVNEIALSLNNKNPRTKALVLELLAAVCLVRGGHEIILSAFDNFKEVCMEEQRFEKLMEYFKNEDNNIDFMVACMQFINIVVHSVEDMNFRVHLQYDFTKLSLDEFLEKVKHTESDKLQVQIQAYLDNVFDVGALLEDAETKNAALERVEELEENMSHLTEKLLDAENEAMAKIVELEKQLMQTNKDLEGMKEAYKDSSGKLHSLRQILKEKDEAIQRQSHLEKKIHELEKQGTIRIHKRGNGDFCIVTASGAEGSAAGGNGVGNPTHVGGDVAPPPENGSVPNGPTLSPPAPAPPPPPPPPPPPPPPAPPLPLCASSGLSPPPPPPPPPAAPPLPGCGTPTVIINSGLAAVKIKKPIKTKFRMPVFNWVALKPNQINGTVFNEIDDERILEDLNVDEFEEMFKTKAQGQAVELTMSKQVIQKGPNKVTLLDSNRAKNLAITLRKVGKAPEEISKAIQMFDLRTLPVDFVECLMRFQPTENEVKSLRQFEKERKPLESLTDEDRFMMQFSKIERLMQKMTIMAFIGNFVESIQMLTPQLHAVIAASVSIKSSQKLKKILEIILALGNYMNSSKRGAVYGFKLQSLDLLLDTKSTDRKITLLHYIANVVKEKYTQVSCFYNELHYVEKAAAVSLDNVLLDVKELQRGMELTKREYSIHGHNTMLKDFIAHNESKLKKLQDDAKIAQDAFDEAVKFYGESSKTTPPSVFFPVFVRFVKAYRQAEEDNEQRKRQQQLLMERLLEQEALRQEEQKSPSHKNKRQQQELIQELRKKQVKDSRHVYEGKDGAIEDIITDLRNQPYRRADAVRRSVRRRFDDQNLRPLNNGEVVV from the exons AACTCGATGAATCTCCCGCCAGACAAAGCTCGCCTGTTGCGGCAGTATGACAACGAGAAGAAGTGGGAGCTCATCTGCGATCAG GAACGATTCCAAGTGAAAAACCCACCACACACGTACATCCAAAAGCTGAGGAGTTATCTTGACCCGGCAGTCACGAGGAAG AAATTCCGCCGAAGAGTTCAGGAGTCCACCCAAGTCCTGAGGGAACTGGAAATTTCATTGCGGACCAATCATATAGG GTGGGTGAGAGAGTTCCTCAACGAAGAAAACAAAGGCCTGGACGTGCTGGTGGAATATCTGTCTTTTGCTCAGTACGCTGTCAC GTTCGATGGCGAGTCTGTGGAAAACGGCTCAGAGGCCCTGCTGGACAAGTCCAAACCTTGGAGCCGCTCCATTGAAGATCTGCACGGAGGCAGCGTGCTGTCATCGCCCCTCAGCGGGAACGGCATCACCCGGGCGGGGCGCCACTCAACGTTACG ATGCAACACGTTGCCCAGCCGGAGGACGCTGAAGAACTCCAGGCTGGTCTGCAAGAAAGACGACGTCCACGTCTGCATCATGTGCCTGCGTGCTATCATGAACTACCAG tATGGCTTCAACATGGTCATGTCCCACTTAAATGCTGTGAATGAAATTGCACTAAGTCTCAACAATAAAAACCCAAG AACCAAAGCTTTGGTGTTGGAGCTCCTGGCGGCCGTTTGTCTCGTAAGGGGAGGCCACGAAATCATCCTGTCCGCGTTTGACAACTTCAAGGAG GTTTGTATGGAGGAGCAGCGGTTTGAAAAGCTAATGGAGTATTTCAAGAACGAAGACAACAACATCGATTTCATG GTGGCCTGCATGCAGTTCATCAACATTGTGGTGCACTCGGTGGAAGACATGAACTTCCGGGTTCATCTGCAGTACGACTTCACCAAGCTGTCTTTGGATGAATTCTTAGAG AAAGTCAAGCACACAGAGAGCGATAAGCTGCAGGTTCAAATCCAGGCCTACTTGGACAACGTGTTTGATGTGGGTGCTCTCCTGGAGGATGCAGAGACCAAAAACGCCGCCCTGGAGCGCGTGGAGGAACTGGAAGAGAACATGTCGCAT tTGACAGAGAAGCTGCTGGATGCAGAGAATGAAGCCATGGCCAAGATTGTGGAGCTGGAGAAGCAGCTCATGCAGACAAATAAGGATCTGGAAGGCATGAAG GAAGCCTACAAAGACAGCAGCGGGAAGCTGCATTCGCTGCGGCAGATCTTGAAAGAGAAAGACGAGGCCATCCAGCGGCAGAGTCACCTGGAGAAGAAGATCCACGAGCTGGAGAAGCAGGGCACCATCCGGATCCACAAACGAGGGAACGGCGACTTCTGCATCGTTACGGCCTCCGGCGCGGAAGGCAGCGCCGCGGGCGGAAACGGCGTCGGCAATCCGACCCATGTGGGAGGCGATGTGGCTCCTCCGCCAGAGAACGGCTCAG TTCCCAACGGCCCGACGTTGAGCCCTCCTGCGCCGGCTCCTCCGCCgccaccacctcctcctccgccgccaCCTCCGCCCGCTCCCCCACTTCCACTTTGTGCCTCGTCAGGCCTGTCACCTCCCCCGCCGCCCCCGCCACCTCCTGCCGCTCCTCCGCTGCCCGGCTGCGGGACCCCCACTGTTATTATCAACTCGGGTTTGGCCG CGGTTAAGATCAAGAAGCCCATCAAAACCAAGTTCCGCATGCCCGTCTTCAACTGGGTGGCCCTGAAACCCAACCAGATCAACGGGACCGTCTTCAACGAGATCGACGACGAGAGGATACTCGAG GACCTGAACGTGGATGAGTTTGAGGAGATGTTCAAGACCAAAGCCCAAGGCCAGGCGGTGGAGCTGACCATGAGCAAGCAGGTGATCCAGAAGGGACCCAACAAGGTGACGCTGTTGGACTCCAACAGAGCAAAGAACTTGGCCATCACGCTGAGGAAAGTGGGCAAGGCACCTGAGGAGATATCCAAGGCCATTCAGAT GTTCGACCTGCGCACTCTGCCTGTGGACTTTGTGGAGTGCCTGATGCGCTTCCAGCCCACGGAGAACGAGGTCAAGTCGTTGCGTCAGTTCGAGAAGGAGCGCAAGCCGCTGGAGAGCCTGACGGATGAGGACCGCTTCATGATGCAGTTCAGCAAGATCGAGCGGCTCATGCAGAAGATGACCATCATGGCCTTCATCGGCAACTTTGTCGAGAGCATCCAGATGCTCACGCCG CAACTTCATGCAGTCATTGCAGCATCGGTGTCCATCAAGTCATCGCAGAAGCTGAAGAAAATTCTAGAG ATTATTTTAGCGCTGGGAAACTACATGAACAGCAGCAAAAGAGGAGCAGTGTACGGGTTCAAGCTGCAAAGTTTGGACCTG CTGCTCGACACCAAATCGACGGACCGCAAGATCACGCTGTTGCACTACATCGCTAACGTGGTGAAGGAGAAATACACGCAGGTTTCCTGCTTCTACAACGAGCTGCACTATGTGGagaaagcagcagcag TGTCGCTGGACAACGTCCTCCTGGACGTGAAGGAGCTTCAGAGAGGCATGGAGCTGACCAAGAGGGAGTACAGCATCCACGGCCACAACACCATGCTCAAGGACTTCATCGCGCACAACGAGAGCAAGCTGAAGAAGCTGCAGGACGACGCCAAGATCGCGCAG GACGCCTTTGACGAAGCCGTCAAGTTCTACGGCGAGAGTTCCAAAACCACGCCTCCCTCCGTCTTCTTCCCCGTCTTTGTTCGCTTTGTCAAGGCCTACAGG CAAGCCGAAGAGGACAACGAGCAAAGGAAGAGGCAACAGCAGCTTCTGATGGAAAGACTTTTGGAACAAGAGGCCCTGAGGCAGGAAGAGCAGAAG TCTCCATCCCATAAGAacaaaaggcaacagcagGAGCTGATCCAGGAACTGCGGAAGAAGCAAGTCAAAGACAGCCGCCATGTCTACGAAGGCAAAGACGGCGCCATCGAGGACATCATCACGG ATCTTCGCAATCAGCCTTACAGGCGAGCGGACGCCGTGCGCCGCAGCGTCCGGAGGCGCTTCGACGACCAGAATCTGCGACCGCTCAACAACGGTGAGGTGGTTGTGTGA
- the fmnl2a gene encoding formin-like protein 2 isoform X2 produces the protein MGNAGSMDQHTDLRGHNMPLKLPMPEPGELEERFAIVLNSMNLPPDKARLLRQYDNEKKWELICDQERFQVKNPPHTYIQKLRSYLDPAVTRKKFRRRVQESTQVLRELEISLRTNHIGWVREFLNEENKGLDVLVEYLSFAQYAVTFDGESVENGSEALLDKSKPWSRSIEDLHGGSVLSSPLSGNGITRAGRHSTLRCNTLPSRRTLKNSRLVCKKDDVHVCIMCLRAIMNYQYGFNMVMSHLNAVNEIALSLNNKNPRTKALVLELLAAVCLVRGGHEIILSAFDNFKEVCMEEQRFEKLMEYFKNEDNNIDFMVACMQFINIVVHSVEDMNFRVHLQYDFTKLSLDEFLEKVKHTESDKLQVQIQAYLDNVFDVGALLEDAETKNAALERVEELEENMSHLTEKLLDAENEAMAKIVELEKQLMQTNKDLEGMKEAYKDSSGKLHSLRQILKEKDEAIQRQSHLEKKIHELEKQGTIRIHKRGNGDFCIVTASGAEGSAAGGNGVGNPTHVGGDVAPPPENGSVPNGPTLSPPAPAPPPPPPPPPPPPPPAPPLPLCASSGLSPPPPPPPPPAAPPLPGCGTPTVIINSGLAEGPIKLFSVKIKKPIKTKFRMPVFNWVALKPNQINGTVFNEIDDERILEDLNVDEFEEMFKTKAQGQAVELTMSKQVIQKGPNKVTLLDSNRAKNLAITLRKVGKAPEEISKAIQMFDLRTLPVDFVECLMRFQPTENEVKSLRQFEKERKPLESLTDEDRFMMQFSKIERLMQKMTIMAFIGNFVESIQMLTPQLHAVIAASVSIKSSQKLKKILEIILALGNYMNSSKRGAVYGFKLQSLDLLLDTKSTDRKITLLHYIANVVKEKYTQVSCFYNELHYVEKAAAVSLDNVLLDVKELQRGMELTKREYSIHGHNTMLKDFIAHNESKLKKLQDDAKIAQDAFDEAVKFYGESSKTTPPSVFFPVFVRFVKAYRQAEEDNEQRKRQQQLLMERLLEQEALRQEEQKSPSHKNKRQQQELIQELRKKQVKDSRHVYEGKDGAIEDIITALKRSNITKFPNVYSRLRKSSGSSKLVVDVSQT, from the exons AACTCGATGAATCTCCCGCCAGACAAAGCTCGCCTGTTGCGGCAGTATGACAACGAGAAGAAGTGGGAGCTCATCTGCGATCAG GAACGATTCCAAGTGAAAAACCCACCACACACGTACATCCAAAAGCTGAGGAGTTATCTTGACCCGGCAGTCACGAGGAAG AAATTCCGCCGAAGAGTTCAGGAGTCCACCCAAGTCCTGAGGGAACTGGAAATTTCATTGCGGACCAATCATATAGG GTGGGTGAGAGAGTTCCTCAACGAAGAAAACAAAGGCCTGGACGTGCTGGTGGAATATCTGTCTTTTGCTCAGTACGCTGTCAC GTTCGATGGCGAGTCTGTGGAAAACGGCTCAGAGGCCCTGCTGGACAAGTCCAAACCTTGGAGCCGCTCCATTGAAGATCTGCACGGAGGCAGCGTGCTGTCATCGCCCCTCAGCGGGAACGGCATCACCCGGGCGGGGCGCCACTCAACGTTACG ATGCAACACGTTGCCCAGCCGGAGGACGCTGAAGAACTCCAGGCTGGTCTGCAAGAAAGACGACGTCCACGTCTGCATCATGTGCCTGCGTGCTATCATGAACTACCAG tATGGCTTCAACATGGTCATGTCCCACTTAAATGCTGTGAATGAAATTGCACTAAGTCTCAACAATAAAAACCCAAG AACCAAAGCTTTGGTGTTGGAGCTCCTGGCGGCCGTTTGTCTCGTAAGGGGAGGCCACGAAATCATCCTGTCCGCGTTTGACAACTTCAAGGAG GTTTGTATGGAGGAGCAGCGGTTTGAAAAGCTAATGGAGTATTTCAAGAACGAAGACAACAACATCGATTTCATG GTGGCCTGCATGCAGTTCATCAACATTGTGGTGCACTCGGTGGAAGACATGAACTTCCGGGTTCATCTGCAGTACGACTTCACCAAGCTGTCTTTGGATGAATTCTTAGAG AAAGTCAAGCACACAGAGAGCGATAAGCTGCAGGTTCAAATCCAGGCCTACTTGGACAACGTGTTTGATGTGGGTGCTCTCCTGGAGGATGCAGAGACCAAAAACGCCGCCCTGGAGCGCGTGGAGGAACTGGAAGAGAACATGTCGCAT tTGACAGAGAAGCTGCTGGATGCAGAGAATGAAGCCATGGCCAAGATTGTGGAGCTGGAGAAGCAGCTCATGCAGACAAATAAGGATCTGGAAGGCATGAAG GAAGCCTACAAAGACAGCAGCGGGAAGCTGCATTCGCTGCGGCAGATCTTGAAAGAGAAAGACGAGGCCATCCAGCGGCAGAGTCACCTGGAGAAGAAGATCCACGAGCTGGAGAAGCAGGGCACCATCCGGATCCACAAACGAGGGAACGGCGACTTCTGCATCGTTACGGCCTCCGGCGCGGAAGGCAGCGCCGCGGGCGGAAACGGCGTCGGCAATCCGACCCATGTGGGAGGCGATGTGGCTCCTCCGCCAGAGAACGGCTCAG TTCCCAACGGCCCGACGTTGAGCCCTCCTGCGCCGGCTCCTCCGCCgccaccacctcctcctccgccgccaCCTCCGCCCGCTCCCCCACTTCCACTTTGTGCCTCGTCAGGCCTGTCACCTCCCCCGCCGCCCCCGCCACCTCCTGCCGCTCCTCCGCTGCCCGGCTGCGGGACCCCCACTGTTATTATCAACTCGGGTTTGGCCG AAGGACCCATCAAACTTTTTT CGGTTAAGATCAAGAAGCCCATCAAAACCAAGTTCCGCATGCCCGTCTTCAACTGGGTGGCCCTGAAACCCAACCAGATCAACGGGACCGTCTTCAACGAGATCGACGACGAGAGGATACTCGAG GACCTGAACGTGGATGAGTTTGAGGAGATGTTCAAGACCAAAGCCCAAGGCCAGGCGGTGGAGCTGACCATGAGCAAGCAGGTGATCCAGAAGGGACCCAACAAGGTGACGCTGTTGGACTCCAACAGAGCAAAGAACTTGGCCATCACGCTGAGGAAAGTGGGCAAGGCACCTGAGGAGATATCCAAGGCCATTCAGAT GTTCGACCTGCGCACTCTGCCTGTGGACTTTGTGGAGTGCCTGATGCGCTTCCAGCCCACGGAGAACGAGGTCAAGTCGTTGCGTCAGTTCGAGAAGGAGCGCAAGCCGCTGGAGAGCCTGACGGATGAGGACCGCTTCATGATGCAGTTCAGCAAGATCGAGCGGCTCATGCAGAAGATGACCATCATGGCCTTCATCGGCAACTTTGTCGAGAGCATCCAGATGCTCACGCCG CAACTTCATGCAGTCATTGCAGCATCGGTGTCCATCAAGTCATCGCAGAAGCTGAAGAAAATTCTAGAG ATTATTTTAGCGCTGGGAAACTACATGAACAGCAGCAAAAGAGGAGCAGTGTACGGGTTCAAGCTGCAAAGTTTGGACCTG CTGCTCGACACCAAATCGACGGACCGCAAGATCACGCTGTTGCACTACATCGCTAACGTGGTGAAGGAGAAATACACGCAGGTTTCCTGCTTCTACAACGAGCTGCACTATGTGGagaaagcagcagcag TGTCGCTGGACAACGTCCTCCTGGACGTGAAGGAGCTTCAGAGAGGCATGGAGCTGACCAAGAGGGAGTACAGCATCCACGGCCACAACACCATGCTCAAGGACTTCATCGCGCACAACGAGAGCAAGCTGAAGAAGCTGCAGGACGACGCCAAGATCGCGCAG GACGCCTTTGACGAAGCCGTCAAGTTCTACGGCGAGAGTTCCAAAACCACGCCTCCCTCCGTCTTCTTCCCCGTCTTTGTTCGCTTTGTCAAGGCCTACAGG CAAGCCGAAGAGGACAACGAGCAAAGGAAGAGGCAACAGCAGCTTCTGATGGAAAGACTTTTGGAACAAGAGGCCCTGAGGCAGGAAGAGCAGAAG TCTCCATCCCATAAGAacaaaaggcaacagcagGAGCTGATCCAGGAACTGCGGAAGAAGCAAGTCAAAGACAGCCGCCATGTCTACGAAGGCAAAGACGGCGCCATCGAGGACATCATCACGG CCCTAAAGAGGAGTAACATTACTAAATTTCCCAATGTCTACTCGAGGCTCAGGAAGTCGTCGGGTAGCTCCAAGCTAGTGGTGGATGTGTCCCAAACCTG A